From a single Rutidosis leptorrhynchoides isolate AG116_Rl617_1_P2 chromosome 5, CSIRO_AGI_Rlap_v1, whole genome shotgun sequence genomic region:
- the LOC139848353 gene encoding uncharacterized protein isoform X2: MLRSLWNTRHVGGSSGKKRHTPMTTNFPTADKLVSKVHQTVIGGCFSCSCRSQIIFAVGTQLQAILTKMAIEIMERHVVIQGIPLAQASDTLCSVSECFSDYTFFVDLDVLMWLDGCRDSVSFHSLFINASEVPRGL, translated from the exons ATGCTGAGAAGTTTATGGAATACCAG ACACGTGGGTGGAAGCAGTGGGAAGAAGAGACATACTCCCATGACCACGAATTTTCCAACG GCAGACAAACTAGTTTCAAAAGTACACCAAACGGTCATTGGAGGATGTTTTTCATGTAGTTGTAGGAGTCAG ATTATCTTTGCTGTTGGAACTCAGCTTCAAGCCATTTTGACAAAAATGGCTATTGAAATAATGGAAAGACATGTGGTCATTCAAGGGATTCCGTTAGCGCAGGCGTCAGATACACTTTGTTCTGTTTCAG AATGCTTTTCAGATTACACATTTTTTGTGGATTTGG ATGTGTTGATGTGGTTGGATGGGTGTAGAGATTCAGTTAGTTTCCACAGTTTGTTCATCAATGCAAGCGAAG TTCCAAGAGGCTTATGA
- the LOC139848353 gene encoding uncharacterized protein isoform X5, producing the protein MLRSLWNTRHVGGSSGKKRHTPMTTNFPTADKLVSKVHQTVIGGCFSCSCRSQIIFAVGTQLQAILTKMAIEIMERHVVIQGIPLAQASDTLCSVSDVLMWLDGCRDSVSFHSLFINASEVPRGL; encoded by the exons ATGCTGAGAAGTTTATGGAATACCAG ACACGTGGGTGGAAGCAGTGGGAAGAAGAGACATACTCCCATGACCACGAATTTTCCAACG GCAGACAAACTAGTTTCAAAAGTACACCAAACGGTCATTGGAGGATGTTTTTCATGTAGTTGTAGGAGTCAG ATTATCTTTGCTGTTGGAACTCAGCTTCAAGCCATTTTGACAAAAATGGCTATTGAAATAATGGAAAGACATGTGGTCATTCAAGGGATTCCGTTAGCGCAGGCGTCAGATACACTTTGTTCTGTTTCAG ATGTGTTGATGTGGTTGGATGGGTGTAGAGATTCAGTTAGTTTCCACAGTTTGTTCATCAATGCAAGCGAAG TTCCAAGAGGCTTATGA
- the LOC139848353 gene encoding uncharacterized protein isoform X4, whose amino-acid sequence MLRSLWNTRHVGGSSGKKRHTPMTTNFPTADKLVSKVHQTVIGGCFSCSCRSQIIFAVGTQLQAILTKMAIEIMERHVVIQGIPLAQASDTLCSVSDVLMWLDGCRDSVSFHSLFINASEVVKTPYEGG is encoded by the exons ATGCTGAGAAGTTTATGGAATACCAG ACACGTGGGTGGAAGCAGTGGGAAGAAGAGACATACTCCCATGACCACGAATTTTCCAACG GCAGACAAACTAGTTTCAAAAGTACACCAAACGGTCATTGGAGGATGTTTTTCATGTAGTTGTAGGAGTCAG ATTATCTTTGCTGTTGGAACTCAGCTTCAAGCCATTTTGACAAAAATGGCTATTGAAATAATGGAAAGACATGTGGTCATTCAAGGGATTCCGTTAGCGCAGGCGTCAGATACACTTTGTTCTGTTTCAG ATGTGTTGATGTGGTTGGATGGGTGTAGAGATTCAGTTAGTTTCCACAGTTTGTTCATCAATGCAAGCGAAG TGGTGAAGACGCCTTACGAGGGTGGCTGA
- the LOC139848353 gene encoding uncharacterized protein isoform X1, with translation MLRSLWNTRHVGGSSGKKRHTPMTTNFPTADKLVSKVHQTVIGGCFSCSCRSQIIFAVGTQLQAILTKMAIEIMERHVVIQGIPLAQASDTLCSVSECFSDYTFFVDLDVLMWLDGCRDSVSFHSLFINASEVVKTPYEGG, from the exons ATGCTGAGAAGTTTATGGAATACCAG ACACGTGGGTGGAAGCAGTGGGAAGAAGAGACATACTCCCATGACCACGAATTTTCCAACG GCAGACAAACTAGTTTCAAAAGTACACCAAACGGTCATTGGAGGATGTTTTTCATGTAGTTGTAGGAGTCAG ATTATCTTTGCTGTTGGAACTCAGCTTCAAGCCATTTTGACAAAAATGGCTATTGAAATAATGGAAAGACATGTGGTCATTCAAGGGATTCCGTTAGCGCAGGCGTCAGATACACTTTGTTCTGTTTCAG AATGCTTTTCAGATTACACATTTTTTGTGGATTTGG ATGTGTTGATGTGGTTGGATGGGTGTAGAGATTCAGTTAGTTTCCACAGTTTGTTCATCAATGCAAGCGAAG TGGTGAAGACGCCTTACGAGGGTGGCTGA
- the LOC139848353 gene encoding uncharacterized protein isoform X6 encodes MLRSLWNTRHVGGSSGKKRHTPMTTNFPTIIFAVGTQLQAILTKMAIEIMERHVVIQGIPLAQASDTLCSVSECFSDYTFFVDLDVLMWLDGCRDSVSFHSLFINASEVVKTPYEGG; translated from the exons ATGCTGAGAAGTTTATGGAATACCAG ACACGTGGGTGGAAGCAGTGGGAAGAAGAGACATACTCCCATGACCACGAATTTTCCAACG ATTATCTTTGCTGTTGGAACTCAGCTTCAAGCCATTTTGACAAAAATGGCTATTGAAATAATGGAAAGACATGTGGTCATTCAAGGGATTCCGTTAGCGCAGGCGTCAGATACACTTTGTTCTGTTTCAG AATGCTTTTCAGATTACACATTTTTTGTGGATTTGG ATGTGTTGATGTGGTTGGATGGGTGTAGAGATTCAGTTAGTTTCCACAGTTTGTTCATCAATGCAAGCGAAG TGGTGAAGACGCCTTACGAGGGTGGCTGA
- the LOC139848353 gene encoding uncharacterized protein isoform X3: MEYQTRGWKQWEEETYSHDHEFSNDKLVSKVHQTVIGGCFSCSCRSQIIFAVGTQLQAILTKMAIEIMERHVVIQGIPLAQASDTLCSVSECFSDYTFFVDLDVLMWLDGCRDSVSFHSLFINASEVVKTPYEGG; this comes from the exons ATGGAATACCAG ACACGTGGGTGGAAGCAGTGGGAAGAAGAGACATACTCCCATGACCACGAATTTTCCAACG ACAAACTAGTTTCAAAAGTACACCAAACGGTCATTGGAGGATGTTTTTCATGTAGTTGTAGGAGTCAG ATTATCTTTGCTGTTGGAACTCAGCTTCAAGCCATTTTGACAAAAATGGCTATTGAAATAATGGAAAGACATGTGGTCATTCAAGGGATTCCGTTAGCGCAGGCGTCAGATACACTTTGTTCTGTTTCAG AATGCTTTTCAGATTACACATTTTTTGTGGATTTGG ATGTGTTGATGTGGTTGGATGGGTGTAGAGATTCAGTTAGTTTCCACAGTTTGTTCATCAATGCAAGCGAAG TGGTGAAGACGCCTTACGAGGGTGGCTGA